The Sphaerochaeta globosa str. Buddy region AGGAAACCCGGGATAGTCGGGCGTAGCGGTCGCCACGACGATACCGTCGATTTGGTCGGCGCTTCTGCCGTACAGTGCAAGCATATTCTCAACAGCCTTGCAGGCAAGATCGCTTGTTGTCTCGTTTTCTGCTGCCAAATGCCGTTGCCCGATTCCTGTATGACTGCGGATCCACTCATCGCTGGTGTCGACCCTGTGTGAAAGTTCATCGTTGGTGACCACCCGAATTGGGCTGTATGAGCCCAGTGCTGTGATCTGTATGGATTGTGGAGGCTTCAACGTCTCCCTCCTTGGTTACATAACATAGGCTTATAATTATTACAAAATAGTAATATTTGTCAATATTGACACTGAAAGAGTGTACTGTTATTATAAAAAGTAGGTTGGATGCACCCTATAAGCATCCCATCCCCATACATATGAGGAACTTTCATGGACAGTATTGACAACTTGAATCTCCAACAGATCATTGCCTTGTTTGACAACAGCACACTTGGTGAGCTTGAACTCTCATCTTCTGCCTATACCCTCAAACTCAAACGTTCTTGCGCCCCAAGTGAAGCCTTTGTACCGGCTGCCAAGCCAGATCAGCCTGCTGTGAAGCAGGAAATACAAGTAAGCTCGGAAGTGATCACCAGTCCTATAGTCGGGACCTTCTATCTGACCCCCGCCCCCGATGCTCCTCCCTACGTCCGGGTGGGTAACAGAGTGGAAACAGGCTCGGTGCTCTGCACCATCGAGGCAATGAAGCTGATGAATCAACTCGAAGCTGATTTTGCCTGTGAAATTGTGGAAATTTTGGCCAAGCCCGAACAGATGGTCGAGTTCGGCCAGCCTTTGTTCAAGGTGAAGCGTGTATGATTGAATCGATTCTGATCGCCAACCGGGGCGAAATCGCCGTGCGGGTGGTTCGTGCCTGTAAGGATTTGGGAATACGGTCGGTGGTGGCCTATTCAACTGCCGACAAAGAAACCCTTGCCGTGAGGATGGCCGACCAAGCAGTCTGCATCGGTGGCCCCACCAGTAAGGAAAGCTATCTGCAGAGCCGGAACATCATTATGGCAGCGTGTTTGACACGCTGTGATGCCATCCACCCCGGAGTCGGTTTCCTCAGTGAGAATGCTGCCTTTGCCAAGGCGGTGGAAGATTCAGGCCTCATTTTCATCGGGCCCAAGAGTGAGACCATCGCCCTGTTGGGCAACAAGGTACAAGCGCGCAAGGCAGCCCTGAAAGCCGGCCTTCCCATTACCCCGGGTAGCAAGGAAGCCATAGTCGACCTTGAGGATGCCAAGCAGACTGCCAAGCAGATCGGCTATCCAATCATTCTCAAGGCTGCAGCAGGAGGTGGAGGCCGGGGTATGCGGATCGTCCGAAAGGAAGCCGACCTTGCAGCCTCCCTCGCACTTGCCAAGAAGGAAGCCTTACTCTTTTTTGCCGACGATTCGGTACACATGGAGCGCTACCTCGAGCAACCCAGACACCTTGAGGTACAGCTGCTCAGTGATGGGAAGGGAACGGTCCTCCACCTTGGAGAGCGTGACTGTTCGGTACAGAAAAACCATCAGAAGCTTTTGGAAGAAAGCCCATCGCCTGTTTTGAATGATAGCATGAGAAAAGCAATGTGTAATGACGCAGTTCGGCTCTTTCAGGAACTGGGTTATCGTTCAGCGGGAACGGTGGAGTTTCTTCTTGACGGCGGTGCCTATTATTTCATGGAAGTCAATGCAAGGCTTCAGGTTGAGCACCCGGTCAGTGAACTGGTCTCGGGCATCGACTTGGTCCACGCACAAATTGAGATCGCCCAGGACAAAGCCCTTCGCAATACCCAAGACGATGTAACCTGCAAGGGCTATAGCTTGGAGTGTCGTATCAACGCTTTGAGTGCCGGAACCATCACTACCTGTACTATGCCCTCCGGCCCTCATGTCCGCGTTGATACGTACCTGGAGAGCGGCTCAGTACTCAGCCCCTATTACGACTCTTTGATTGCAAAAATTATTATCTATGCCCCGAATCGCGAAATAGGATTGCGGGTCATGTTGCGTGCCCTTGGTGAGGTCGTCATCGAAGGGGTGAAAACTAATATTGAAGAGCAGAAACTGCTCATCCAAAGCCGTCCGTTCACAAGCGGACGCTTCTCGACCGACCTGTATGCAAAGGTCATTGCCCAGGAGAAACATCATGATTGAACTTTGTCCGAATTGTCAGAAGGAAGTGGAAGTCGGCTCGTACCGAATCTGCCCCTCCTGCAATCACTATTTCCCACTCTCCCCTGAACAACGCATCGAGCTCTTTGCCGATCCCGACTCCTTCGTTGAGATGGCTAAAGAGATGAAATCGATGAACCCAATCTCTCTGGCCGGCTATGAGGACAAACTGAAGGAGAACGAGAAGAAATCGTCGCTCAGCGATGCTGTTACCATCGGCAGTTGTACCATCGAAGCGCAGCCGGTTATTGTAGGCATTATGTCCTTTGCCTTCATGGGTGGAAGTATGGGCTCGGTTGTTGGGGAGAAAATCACCCAGGCGATGCTCGAAGGAGCTTTGAGGGGGGAACCTGTAATAATTTTCACTGCAAGTGGTGGAGCGCGCATGCAGGAGGGCATTTTCAGCCTTATGCAAATGGCCAAGACTGCCAGTGCTGCCGCCCTTATGGAGGAGACGAGAACCCCGCTCTTTCTGGTGTTGACCAATCCCACCACCGGCGGCGTTACCGCCTCGTTTGCGATGCTCGGCGACGTCATTCTTGCCGAACCCGGTGCAATCATTGGATTTGCAGGACCCCGGGTTATCGAAGGAACCATCGGACAGAAGCTGCCCGATGGGTTCCAGCGTTCCGAGTTCCAGCTCAAGAAAGGCTTTGTCGATGCCTTGGTCCAGAGAAAAGAGCTTCGCTCGACCCTTTCGTTCCTCATCAAGACCCATACAAAAAGGGGTGCTGCATATGCATGAAGAACAGACGCCTGTGCTCAAACAAACGCTTGAACAGATAGAAACCCTTGCCAAAAGCCATGAAAAGTGTGAAGGAGCCTCCTCGTGGGAGTGTGTATTACGTTCACGCCAACAGGGAAGGCCGAGTGCCAAAATGTTCATCGACCTTATCTGCGACTCCTTTATGGAAATGCATGGCGACCGTCTGTATGGTGATGATCCTGCTATGATCGGAGGGGTGGGCCTGGTTGAAGGGCGCCCTATTACCTTCATCGGCAATCGCAAGGGTGCAAACCTGAAGGAGAATGTGCTGTGCAACTATGGGATGAGCAACCCGGAGGGTTATCGCAAGGCACTCAGGCTTGCCAAGCAGGCTGAAAAGTTCGGCCGACCTGTTGTCTGCTTCATCGACACCCCCGGAGCCTATCCAGGCCTTGGGGCCGAGGAGCGGGGTATAGGAGAGGCAATTGCCCAGAACCTGAAGGTATTCTCAACGCTGAAAACACCCATTCTGAGCTTTATCATCGGGGAGGGTGGCAGTGGTGGTGCACTGGGCATCGGAGTTGGCGATAAGCTGTACATGCTCGAACATGCAGTATACTCGGTCATTACTCCCGAGGGCTTTGCATCCATTCTGCTACGTGACCCTTCCAAGGCCAAAGAGGCTGCAGAAGCGATGAAAATGACCAGCTACCACCTCAAGGAGTTCTCTGTCATTCACGATATTATCAGTGAAGGCAGCGCAGAGGAGACAGCCTCTCGTATCAAACAGACGATTCTTCGTGACTTGGACGTATTATGCAGCAAGCCTGCCGAGCACTTGGTCCGCTACCGAATAAAAAAGATTCGGGGTATCGGAGAAGTGTCGGGAGGTAAAGAGTGGTGGCAGCCGCTTTTGGAAGTGTTCAAGAAAACCCAGAGCCTTCGCTAGATTTTTGCCGCTTTCCTCTCCAAGTCCCTCAGGCCCCTGAAAAAGAAGAAGGCAGTCACCAGCGTAGCAAGCACATCCGACACCGGTGCCGACCAGAGAATGCCTTCCATACCGAAGAAGTGGGCGAAAATGAGGATACAAGGAATCAAAAAGAGTCCTTGGCGGGAGAGGGTGAGTGTCATGGCGATCTTGCTCTTTCCTATGGCCTGGAAAAAACTTCCTGCAATAATCTGGAAACCCACCAACGGAGTGAACAGGAACCATCGCTTCAGGGCGAAGGTTCCTAGTTCAAGCAGCTGCGGTTCCCGGTTGAACATGCCTACCATGGCGACCGGAAAGAACCGGGTGGCGAGGTACCCCACCATAATGACTGCGGTGGAGCTCAATATGCCGAGTTTTGCCGCTTCCCTGACCCGGTCGAACTGCTTGGCACCGAAATTGAAGCTGATCAAGGGCTGAACCCCTTGGTTGATGCCGATAACCGGCAATATGAGCAGGGTCTGCAGGCTGTGAACGATGCCCATTGCCGAAATGCCCAAGTCCCCTCCGTGCGCGATCAGGGTCTTGTTCAAAATTACGTTGAGTAGGCTGGAGGCTATCTGGAGCGCAAAGGGGGGAATCCCCAAGGTGATGATCAATTTGATCACCGACCACTCGGGTTTGAGTGCCTTCAGGCTCAGTTTTACGCGGCTGCGTTTGCCCAAGAAATACGATATCACCCAGATGAAGGAGAAGCTTTGGCTGATAATGGTTGCCAGGGCGGCTCCCTCCATGCCCCAATCGAGTGCATAGATGAAAATAGGATCGAGAATGATGTTGGTACCGGCTCCGAGAAACATGGAAAGCATTGCTACCTTGGGATTGCCGTCAGCGCGGATGAAGTGATTCAATCCCATGCTGGTTACCCCGAACACTGAACCGAAAAGAATGATGCGCAAATAACTGGTTGCATACGGAAGTACGTCTTGGCTTGCCCCGAAGAGAACCAGGATATCCGTAAGGAATATCTGGCCAACAACGACGAACACCAAGCCTCCACCGATTAAGAGGAGAAAGGCGTTTTCCAGTACATGGGCGGCTTCAGTTTCCTTTTTCTGGCCCAAGCGGATAGAGAAGAGGGTGGCTCCGCCGATGCCGAACAGTACTCCCATGGCCATGAGTATGATCATGATGGGAAACGCAATGGTGATGCCTGCAATGCCGTTTGCTCCCAAAGAGGGGCTGTTTCCGATGTACATGCGATCGACTACGTTATACAGTGCGTTGACCATCATGCCCACAATTGCAGGGATGGAGAAGCGCATCAATAGTTTGAGTATCGGCTCAGTGCCTAACGGATTGGTGTGTGTAGCTACGGTATCCATGATTCTACTCCGCTTTTTCGTTGGATAGGATAGTTTCCAGGCTCAAGCAGAGCTGGTCGTATGTCGATTCCCCGATTAGATTTGCTGCCTTGGAATTCCAAGTGCGCACTTGTGTGGTAATCACTTGACGCAGCTCTTTAGCCTTTTGTGTGAGGTATATGCACTTGCATCGCTTGTCCTGTTCATTGACCCTGCGCTGGATATACCCCTTGTCCTGCAGCGAAGTGAGGGCTCGTGTGGCAGCAGCCTTGTCGATTGAAAGAATGCTCGAGAGTTGTTCCTGGGTTCGGCCTTCCTCTTGGTAAAGTGTCATCAGAAAGCCCACCTCCCCGCTGGTGATGTTCCAAGGTTTGAGAACTCGATTGACATACATTGCATGGTTGCGGTGCAGGATGGCCACAAGGCGCGATAAACTGTGTTGCATGGCAGACACTGTAGAGTCTTTTAGTTGATATGTCAACTAATAAATACAAGCCGGTTTCTCCCTCTTCATGCTATACTTACGCTACTATGGAAACACGACCCACGATTGCCATCATGTACGATTTTGACAAGACGCTGACCACCCGTGATATGCAGGAGTATACCTTTATTCCCAAGCTAGGTCTCAGCTCTTCCGCTTTCTGGCAGAAAGCCAACGCCCTTGCCCGAAAGCAAGGGATGGACAGCATTCTTGCCTATATGAAGTTGATGCTCGATGAATCCAAGAAACAGGCAAAGCCGATTCGCAGAAACGACTTTGTCGCCCTTGGTCAGGAGCTGGAATTCTTCCCCGGCGTTCTTGGGTGGTTTTCCTTTGTTAATGAGCTGGGAGCAAAGCGTAATCTTTGCATCGAGCATTACATCATTTCCTCGGGGTTGAAGGAAATCATCGAAGGCTCTGCAATCGGAGGCGAGTTTTGTCGCATCTATGCCTGCGAGTACCTCTATGATGAGAATGGGGTTGCGGTCTGGCCAAAACTTTCAGTCAATTATACGGCTAAGACGCAGTTTCTCTTTAGGATCAACAAAGGCGTACTGGATGTGTATGAGGACCAGGCTCTCAATGCGTACACGGCTGATAGTGAGCGCAGTGTGCCGTTTCGCAACATGATTTACATCGGGGATGGGCTTACCGATGTGCCGTGCATGAAGCTGGTCAAGCAGAATGGAGGCAAGAGCATTGCAGTCCATGCCAAGGGCAAGGAAGAAATCTCTAGGCGTCTGATGGCCGAGGGCCGCATCAATTTCTATACCGAAGCTGATTATACCCCCGGATCAGAACTATCCTTTTTGGTCGAAACCAGCCTTGATGAGATGTGCTCACAGAACATTTTGCAGGCCTACCAACGCCGTATGCGGGGCGAAGGGCAATAAGTAGAAAAGAGAAAAGTGACGTTTTTCATTAAGCCTTTCTGGTACAACGCTTGGTGCCCATCTTTGATTCGATGAGTTTCCAGACTTCCTCACTCTCTTGTAGTAGCTCAAGGGGGAGCAGGAAAGCCCTGTCCTTAGTTATGAATAGATAGATGCTCTCTTTCTCGTAATATGCATGAAACGCATCCTGCCATCGATAGCTTGCCCTTTCCTTGTCGTTGGAAATCTCAAGTACATCGGAATCTTCAGTGAACTGCAACGTGTAGACCAAGCGGGGAGGATCCAGGTTTTGCTGCTTTACCTGCTTCTTCAGGGAAGCGAAAAACGATGTGAAATATACGATCGGCATACCCAGTCCTACGATAAGCAGAACCGTGCCCAACAAAACAGCACCTTCGACTTTGTACATCAGAAAGCTGATGACGGCGCATGTGGTGAGAATGGATGCAAAGATGAGAGGGCTTCTGTAGAGTTTCAGCCGCCCGAGGATGTTGAAGATGAGAAACTGTCTGAAGTGGCTTTCATGCAATAGCACTGGAATAATCATGGTGCAACTATACCACAGAAAATTTTTCCTTTCATTCCCTTTTTGGGATATGAATGCTAGTATGTTGCAGGGTACCCATGGAAACACGTAACAAAAGAAGCCTTCATCTAAACCTCTTTCACAGAATATTTCTGTTTCTTATTGTCTTCATTCTTTTCATATTCCTGCAGCTCGGAATTTCCGCGTATCAGGAACGATTCATCTTGGCCCCGATACAGAAGAGTTCGGGAAATGTCCAGAAAATCAGTCTGCTTCTCGATTCCTTGGGAAAGGCCCGTGAGGTGCTCTCCTCCTACCGTTGGGATTTTGGGGACATTGCCACCCTTGTTTCCGAACTCAGAAAGGAAAATGAGATTTCTGAGGAGAACCTTGAAAAAATCGATACTGCTATTGGGAGTATAGGGGTGGAGCAGTACCTTCTCGTTAGTGCGGTGAATACCACGTACAACAACTACAGGGGATATTTGTCCCTCATGCAGGAACTTCTTATCAGCAACAATATTGATCAGGCCTCAGAAGTGTATTACTCCGATCTGGAACCCTGTTTGAACTCCCTCTATACGTATGTTCAGCAACTTATCGAGAGAGCCATCATGGACAATCAGTCTACGTACGACCGTTTGATACGACTCAATGAGGACCTCAATACGGTATATGCTCTGACGGTTTTAGTGATGATTCTTTTTGGCTTTGCCGCTTTCAAGGAAGTAATACGAATGCTCTCCATCGTTCAGGAGATGGCAAGTTCCTCCAAGGCGATTACTGCAGGAGACTACGACAGGCCGGAGCTTTCCGAGCATCGCAAGGACGAGATAGGGGACATGGCCCGGGCTTTCAATGAAATGAAAAAGGCTATGAGAAATCAGGTGAGATTGCTCACGGCAAACAATGAGATGGAGAAGGAGATTCATAGAAAGGATACAGAGGCCTTGGCGATGCAGAATCTTCTCGAGCGAGAGAAGCTCCAGTTGTTGAGAAGCCAGATAAACCCTCATTTTCTCTTTAATACCATCAATGTCATGAAGTATACAGCCCAGGAGGAAAAGGCGGAGAAAACCGATGCCTTGCTCTCTTCCCTTGCTCGCCTTTTTCGCTATGCCTTGGCTGATAATGAGGTAATGGTCCCGCTTTCCAGGGAGATTCAGATTGTTGACGAGTACTACAGCCTGTACAAGGCACGGTTCAAGGATAAGGTATCGCTTATTTGGGATGTATCACCTTTCTTGGTCTTGACTGAAACGTTGGTGCCTTCATTTTTCCTTCAGCCTTTGGTGGAGAATGCCTTCAAGCATGGGCTTGGCCCAAAGGAGCTTTCCGGCAGTATCTGGCTTACCTTACAAGAGAAGGATGAAATGCTATGGGTAACCGTCGAGGACGATGGGGTGGGCATGGATGAGGAGAAACTTCAGATGCTCCGTTCCCGGCTTCTTGATCCACCTGTAACGGGAGAACATATCGGACTGTATAGCGTTGCTGCACGATTGAAGTTGATGGATGTACGGTGTCGTCTGGAGGTGACTTCAAAGCAAGGACAGGGCACTACTATTAGGATCGAGATGCCTTTGATGTTCAGAAAGGAGGAGGAAGAGGATGATCAAGATACTGATTGTCGATGACGAAAGCATTGAAAGAGAACTGCTTAGCAAGATTCTCTCAAGCAATTCCCTCCTGGAGCTGTATCAGGTGGAAAACGGGCGGTTGGCCGTTACGTATGCATCGCTGTACGATGTGGATATTGTTCTTATGGATATTGAGATGCCGGCCCTGAATGGCCTGGAAGCTGCGAAAAGAATACTGGACGACAAGCCCTCTTGCCGTATTATTTTCATTACTGCCTACAGCATTTTCTCGTATGCCCGTGAAGCCGTCAAATTAGGGGCCAATGATTACATCCTCAAACCGGTGGACAGGGAAGATGTTCAGCGGGCGGTCAAGCGAGCGATCAGTCAGGTGGAGGCTGAACGGCAGCTGAAGGCTGTACGTCCGGATGTGGGTACTCTGGAGGACTGTGAAGCTACCGATAAAACTGCCTTGATGATGGCAAAGGTGAAGAAGTATCTGGAACACAGCTACATGAACTATGATCTTTCCTTGGACTCGGTAAGCAGCCTGCTGAATATCAATCCATCGTATCTTAGTTGCATTTTCAAGCGTTGCACCGGTGTCAACTTTCTCGATTACATCACCAACCTCAGGATTGGTGCAGCAAAGGATTACCTGCACGATCCCTTCAAGTCTGCATCCGAGATTGCCGCAATGGTGGGTTATGACAGTTCCAGCTATTTTACCCGTGCTTTCAAGAAAAATACCGGGCTTACCCCAACCGAATATCGGAAGCAGGTCGGAGGACTCACGCGATGAAGAAGGTATTGCTCATAGTCGTGATTATCGTAGTAGGTTTCTTTTCCTGTCGGAAGGAGGAATCCAAGTATCCCGAGTTGGTGCTCCGGTATGCAGACAATCAAAGCTCCGGCTACCCGACGGTTGAAGCGGCAAAGTATTTGGCATCATTGATAAAAGAGCGGACCGGGGGAAGGATAGAGCTCAGAATATACCCCGACAGCGTTTTGGGATCAGAAATTGATGTGATGAAACAGATGGTCTACGGTGGCATCGACATGTCCCGCTTCTCTTTAGGAACCCTTTCCCAGTTTTTCCCCGAGCTTTGGACGCTCCAATTGCCCTACCTGTACTCCGACAGCGAGCATATGTGGAGGGTCCTCGATGGTGAGATCGGAGACATGTACCTGCATGGTATGGTGGGTAAGGGAATCGTTGGCTTGGCTTGGTATGATGCCGGGGCTAGAAGCTTCTATACCAGAACTCCTATTGCAAACATCAATTCTCTCAAAGGTCTGACGATCCGTGTCCAAGAGAATGATATGATGAGTCGTACCATCGAGCTTCTTGGAGCCAAGGCGGTGCAGATACCCTATGGGGATGTCTATTCTGCTCTTCAGAAACTTCGTATCGATGGCGCGGAGAACAACCTGCCGAGTTATGTGTTCATGGACCACAACCAAGCTGCTCCCTATTTCTACCAGGATGAGCACTTTCGGTTGCCCGAGGTCGTGATGATCAGTGTCGATGCCCAAAAAAAAGTAGCAGCGATCGACCCCTCCTATGTTGAGCTTTTCGCAGAATGCGCACGGGAAAGTGGTCTGTATGAGCGAAAGCTCTGGCTGGAAGAGGAAAAACGGGCCTTTGATGAGGCCCTCCAGTCAGGGGTGACATTCACTGTCCCCGATGAGGACGATCTGCTTGCCCTGAGGAAGGCGATGGAGCCGCTGTATCAGGAGCTTGGCGAGCGAGAACGGGAAATTGTTGAAAGGATTGGAAATACCTAAGCTTTTCAATTTTTTGGATACGTTGCACTTTCTTTGACTGCACCTTGCGGGCATAGATTTCCTCCTTTAGATTTTTTCGTGTACCTGGGGTAATCAGGTTGAAGTATTATTAGGAGGCAACTATGAAACGTGTATTGTATGTTCTCTTGGCGCTGTTGCTCTGTTCTTCCATGGCTTTTGCTGCTGGAGAGAAGGAAACTGCAGCTGCTGGACCAGTAGCTGAAAAAACCGTAAAGCTTGTATATGCAGAGGTAAACCCTCTTGATACCATCGTAGGAAAGACTGGTACCTATTTCAAGGAACAGGTCGCCAAGCTCAGCGGTGGTACGGTAATTATCGACATCCAGGCTTCCGGTGTTCTTGGTTCCGAGAATGACGTTCTCGACTCCATCCTCGGCGGTGGTACCTCGATCGACATGTCCAGAATTTCCGCTTTTGCACTCACCAGCTATGGTGCTGCAAAGTCCAAGCTTCTTTCCATTCCGTTCACATTCGAGAACAGAGCACACTTCTGGGCTTTTGCAAACT contains the following coding sequences:
- a CDS encoding MATE family efflux transporter: MDTVATHTNPLGTEPILKLLMRFSIPAIVGMMVNALYNVVDRMYIGNSPSLGANGIAGITIAFPIMIILMAMGVLFGIGGATLFSIRLGQKKETEAAHVLENAFLLLIGGGLVFVVVGQIFLTDILVLFGASQDVLPYATSYLRIILFGSVFGVTSMGLNHFIRADGNPKVAMLSMFLGAGTNIILDPIFIYALDWGMEGAALATIISQSFSFIWVISYFLGKRSRVKLSLKALKPEWSVIKLIITLGIPPFALQIASSLLNVILNKTLIAHGGDLGISAMGIVHSLQTLLILPVIGINQGVQPLISFNFGAKQFDRVREAAKLGILSSTAVIMVGYLATRFFPVAMVGMFNREPQLLELGTFALKRWFLFTPLVGFQIIAGSFFQAIGKSKIAMTLTLSRQGLFLIPCILIFAHFFGMEGILWSAPVSDVLATLVTAFFFFRGLRDLERKAAKI
- a CDS encoding sensor histidine kinase, with the protein product METRNKRSLHLNLFHRIFLFLIVFILFIFLQLGISAYQERFILAPIQKSSGNVQKISLLLDSLGKAREVLSSYRWDFGDIATLVSELRKENEISEENLEKIDTAIGSIGVEQYLLVSAVNTTYNNYRGYLSLMQELLISNNIDQASEVYYSDLEPCLNSLYTYVQQLIERAIMDNQSTYDRLIRLNEDLNTVYALTVLVMILFGFAAFKEVIRMLSIVQEMASSSKAITAGDYDRPELSEHRKDEIGDMARAFNEMKKAMRNQVRLLTANNEMEKEIHRKDTEALAMQNLLEREKLQLLRSQINPHFLFNTINVMKYTAQEEKAEKTDALLSSLARLFRYALADNEVMVPLSREIQIVDEYYSLYKARFKDKVSLIWDVSPFLVLTETLVPSFFLQPLVENAFKHGLGPKELSGSIWLTLQEKDEMLWVTVEDDGVGMDEEKLQMLRSRLLDPPVTGEHIGLYSVAARLKLMDVRCRLEVTSKQGQGTTIRIEMPLMFRKEEEEDDQDTDCR
- a CDS encoding HAD family hydrolase; this encodes METRPTIAIMYDFDKTLTTRDMQEYTFIPKLGLSSSAFWQKANALARKQGMDSILAYMKLMLDESKKQAKPIRRNDFVALGQELEFFPGVLGWFSFVNELGAKRNLCIEHYIISSGLKEIIEGSAIGGEFCRIYACEYLYDENGVAVWPKLSVNYTAKTQFLFRINKGVLDVYEDQALNAYTADSERSVPFRNMIYIGDGLTDVPCMKLVKQNGGKSIAVHAKGKEEISRRLMAEGRINFYTEADYTPGSELSFLVETSLDEMCSQNILQAYQRRMRGEGQ
- the accB gene encoding acetyl-CoA carboxylase biotin carboxyl carrier protein, whose product is MDSIDNLNLQQIIALFDNSTLGELELSSSAYTLKLKRSCAPSEAFVPAAKPDQPAVKQEIQVSSEVITSPIVGTFYLTPAPDAPPYVRVGNRVETGSVLCTIEAMKLMNQLEADFACEIVEILAKPEQMVEFGQPLFKVKRV
- a CDS encoding response regulator transcription factor, translated to MIKILIVDDESIERELLSKILSSNSLLELYQVENGRLAVTYASLYDVDIVLMDIEMPALNGLEAAKRILDDKPSCRIIFITAYSIFSYAREAVKLGANDYILKPVDREDVQRAVKRAISQVEAERQLKAVRPDVGTLEDCEATDKTALMMAKVKKYLEHSYMNYDLSLDSVSSLLNINPSYLSCIFKRCTGVNFLDYITNLRIGAAKDYLHDPFKSASEIAAMVGYDSSSYFTRAFKKNTGLTPTEYRKQVGGLTR
- a CDS encoding YcxB family protein, whose translation is MIIPVLLHESHFRQFLIFNILGRLKLYRSPLIFASILTTCAVISFLMYKVEGAVLLGTVLLIVGLGMPIVYFTSFFASLKKQVKQQNLDPPRLVYTLQFTEDSDVLEISNDKERASYRWQDAFHAYYEKESIYLFITKDRAFLLPLELLQESEEVWKLIESKMGTKRCTRKA
- a CDS encoding carboxyl transferase domain-containing protein, with product MHEEQTPVLKQTLEQIETLAKSHEKCEGASSWECVLRSRQQGRPSAKMFIDLICDSFMEMHGDRLYGDDPAMIGGVGLVEGRPITFIGNRKGANLKENVLCNYGMSNPEGYRKALRLAKQAEKFGRPVVCFIDTPGAYPGLGAEERGIGEAIAQNLKVFSTLKTPILSFIIGEGGSGGALGIGVGDKLYMLEHAVYSVITPEGFASILLRDPSKAKEAAEAMKMTSYHLKEFSVIHDIISEGSAEETASRIKQTILRDLDVLCSKPAEHLVRYRIKKIRGIGEVSGGKEWWQPLLEVFKKTQSLR
- a CDS encoding acetyl-CoA carboxylase biotin carboxylase subunit codes for the protein MIESILIANRGEIAVRVVRACKDLGIRSVVAYSTADKETLAVRMADQAVCIGGPTSKESYLQSRNIIMAACLTRCDAIHPGVGFLSENAAFAKAVEDSGLIFIGPKSETIALLGNKVQARKAALKAGLPITPGSKEAIVDLEDAKQTAKQIGYPIILKAAAGGGGRGMRIVRKEADLAASLALAKKEALLFFADDSVHMERYLEQPRHLEVQLLSDGKGTVLHLGERDCSVQKNHQKLLEESPSPVLNDSMRKAMCNDAVRLFQELGYRSAGTVEFLLDGGAYYFMEVNARLQVEHPVSELVSGIDLVHAQIEIAQDKALRNTQDDVTCKGYSLECRINALSAGTITTCTMPSGPHVRVDTYLESGSVLSPYYDSLIAKIIIYAPNREIGLRVMLRALGEVVIEGVKTNIEEQKLLIQSRPFTSGRFSTDLYAKVIAQEKHHD
- the accD gene encoding acetyl-CoA carboxylase, carboxyltransferase subunit beta, encoding MIELCPNCQKEVEVGSYRICPSCNHYFPLSPEQRIELFADPDSFVEMAKEMKSMNPISLAGYEDKLKENEKKSSLSDAVTIGSCTIEAQPVIVGIMSFAFMGGSMGSVVGEKITQAMLEGALRGEPVIIFTASGGARMQEGIFSLMQMAKTASAAALMEETRTPLFLVLTNPTTGGVTASFAMLGDVILAEPGAIIGFAGPRVIEGTIGQKLPDGFQRSEFQLKKGFVDALVQRKELRSTLSFLIKTHTKRGAAYA
- a CDS encoding TRAP transporter substrate-binding protein translates to MKKVLLIVVIIVVGFFSCRKEESKYPELVLRYADNQSSGYPTVEAAKYLASLIKERTGGRIELRIYPDSVLGSEIDVMKQMVYGGIDMSRFSLGTLSQFFPELWTLQLPYLYSDSEHMWRVLDGEIGDMYLHGMVGKGIVGLAWYDAGARSFYTRTPIANINSLKGLTIRVQENDMMSRTIELLGAKAVQIPYGDVYSALQKLRIDGAENNLPSYVFMDHNQAAPYFYQDEHFRLPEVVMISVDAQKKVAAIDPSYVELFAECARESGLYERKLWLEEEKRAFDEALQSGVTFTVPDEDDLLALRKAMEPLYQELGEREREIVERIGNT
- a CDS encoding MarR family winged helix-turn-helix transcriptional regulator; translation: MQHSLSRLVAILHRNHAMYVNRVLKPWNITSGEVGFLMTLYQEEGRTQEQLSSILSIDKAAATRALTSLQDKGYIQRRVNEQDKRCKCIYLTQKAKELRQVITTQVRTWNSKAANLIGESTYDQLCLSLETILSNEKAE